The Gracilinanus agilis isolate LMUSP501 unplaced genomic scaffold, AgileGrace unplaced_scaffold58062, whole genome shotgun sequence genome includes a region encoding these proteins:
- the LOC123256353 gene encoding olfactory receptor 1038-like: MAYDRYVAIGNPLLYRVAMSDKLCWQLVTVPYVYCFSVAVLQTIITFHFSYCASNVINHFYCDDIPLIALSCSDTHVKQILIFAFGGFDMICSLLTVIISYVFIIATILRIRSTEGRLKAFSTCGSHIVTVIIFYGILSFMYLQPQSKHSLDTDKMTSVFYTIVIPMLNPLIYSLRNKEVKEAVRKILRNTWSVAHLRLLDK; encoded by the coding sequence ATGGCCTATGATCGGTATGTAGCCATAGGTAACCCCTTGCTCTACCGTGTTGCAATGTCAGATAAGCTCTGTTGGCAACTTGTAACTGTTCCCTATGTATACTGCTTCTCTGTGGCAGTTTTGCAAACTATCATCACATTCCACTTTTCTTACTGTGCCTCTAATGTCATTAACCATTTCTACTGTGATGACATTCCTCTCATAGCCCTCTCTTGCTCAGATACTCATGTTAAACAAATCCTGATATTTGCCTTTGGTGGATTTGACATGATCTGCTCTTTGTTGACTGTCATCATCTCCTATGTCTTCATCATTGCCACCATCTTGCGGATTCGCTCAACAGAGGGAAGACTCAAGGCCTTCTCCACCTGTGGTTCTCATATAGTTACTGTTATCATTTTCTATGGCATTCTGTCCTTTATGTATTTGCAGCCACAGTCTAAACACTCACTGGACACAGATAAAATGACATCAGTGTTTTATACAATAGTAATTCCCATGTTGAACCCACTAATTTACAGCTTGCGGAACAAGGAGGTAAAAGAGGCTGTCAGGAAAATTCTGAGAAATACCTGGTCAGTTGCTCATTTGAGACTCTTAGACAAATGA